The stretch of DNA tgaccccgttaattgttttaaaaactgtggtgatccattcgggggtggtgagcagttattgagaaggtatgagacgatgcgcatgggatagctgggatgagtcaccacgttgctgttttagaagtcttccgctgtgtcgaacacttttagttgtttagtatttgacagttttgagaaccggTGTATTTTCTTTTATTAGTCTCGGTTTGGTTGTATCGctttgaactttttttttttgtgaaatgtgAAATTTATACTAATAATTAAAAAAGTGTCATACATTCATCAATAGAAGCATACCATAACACCCCTACTACAAACTACTAAACAACTTAAAAATTTACATCCAAGGGGACCAGCTCATACATTGATTAAGAAGTCCATTTCCATTATTGACCTCTACTTTTCACTATATGTTGCACAGTCTTGACAACAGCTGCAGGGAACAGGAGAAAACAAACCACCCTGCACACTTTACGTACCAGCCACAAATGACACACCAAAGCCAAAATAGCAGCATTGACAATCCTCTTTTTCATTAAGGATTTACATCTCCATGAGCTACACCATTCAATAATCCCTTTGCTAGGCATATCAATTCCCAACCAGGCAGTAAGCAGTGCCCAACATTGTCTACTGAAACTACACTAGTATAACAGATGGGACTGGTCTTCAGGCTGAACCAGACACATATCACAGGTACTATCTTGAATAACACCAAAACGCACCAGTCTATCCTTAGTTAGTAGTCTACCCTGGATAGTCAGCCACCCAATAAACGAATGCTTGGGCACATTGAAACGATTCCAGATTACATGATGCCATGGAACCTTAGCCTGATCACCTTGCAGCCAGGAGTAACCCTCAGCAATAGTATATCTCCCTGAATTAGTCCTCCACTGACCATTACAGTAAGCAGGTTTAAATTGGTCCTTGACCTGACAAAGCTTCCTCCAAGCCCAGCTTGAACTAGAAGTAGGAACATAATCCAACCAATTCTGGCCTTTAATGTACATGTGATTCACCCATCTAATCCACAAGTGATCTGCCTTCAGAGCCAGCCACCATACATAATTGCCCAACATTGCTACATTCCACAGTTTACAGTTTATAATGCCAAGTCCACCAGACTTTTTAACAGAGCAAACCTTAGTCCAAGCCACAAGGGCAGTTTTCAGAAATTCCTCAGACCCACTCCACAAATAATTCCTGCATATAAGTTCAATTCTATCCATCACAGTGATAGGTATGATAAATATACGAGACCAAAAACTGTGCAGCTGGGAAAGAACATCCTGAACAAGTAAAAGACGACCTGCATAACTGAGCTTTCTAGCTCCCCATCCACGAATTCTCATAACCACTCTCTCCACAAGCTTAGAACAATTCCCAACAGCCATTCTCTTATATGAAATGGGAATACCAAGATACCTGAATGGAAAGTTTCCTTCTCTGAATCCTGAAACTCTCATCACATACTGGCTATCCTCATTACTCATACCATTAAAGTAAATATCTGATTTCTCTCTATTCATAACCAGCCCAGAAGCCCGAGAAAAAGTGGCAAAAGCTCTCAGGATAATGCAAATAGACTGAGTACCCCTCTGCAAAACATTAGGAGATCATCTGTAAAGCACAGATGAGTCAACCTAAGTGCTCTACACATGGGATGGTAATTAAATTCCAAGGTACTGGTTACTGAATTCAGAATCCTGCTAAGATATTCTATGCTAAGAGTAAACAATAGAGGAGACATGGGATCTCCTTGTCTAATCCCTCTTTTCCCCTGAAAGTACCCAAAAGTGGAGCCATTAAGTGACAAGGTGAACCAAGGAGTAGAAATGCACTCCATAATCCACTGAATCATCTTCTGAGGGAACTCCATAGCATCCAACATCTGTCTAATGAAATCCTATTCAACAGAGTCATATGCCTTCTTGAGGTCCACCTTCATTAGACACCTAGGGGAGCAAGCTTTTCTCTTGTATAGCCTCACCAGATCATGACATATCAAAATGTTATCAACAATGTCCCTCCCCTTTAAAAACGCACTCTGATTCTCACTAATGATATCTGGCAGCATAGTTGCTAATCTGGCACAAATCACTTTAGAGATTACTTTATAGACCACATTGCAACATGCAATTGGTCTGAAATCCGCCACTGTCAATGGTCTGTCCTTCTTAGAAATTAGAGTCAAGGTGGTGGAGTTGACTTGTTTAAGCATTCTTCCAGCAGAGAAAAATTCTTTCACAGCACTACATAGATCGACTCCAGTAATATCAAAAGAATCTTTAAAAAACTGAGAGGCATACCCATCAGGCCAGGTGCTTTATCAGTAGGTATAGAAAACAGAGCCTCTTTGATCTCAATATCAGTCACATCACCAGTTAACCTCAATTTATGCTCATTAGTTACCAACTTGCCATTCTGGACTATGCCCCTATGAACCTTAACCACCTTAGTTTGAGTACCCAGACTCTGTTTATAGTATTTTATAAAAGCTTCTTCAATATCAGTAGAGGTAGTATGAGTATTGCCATCCATATCACCTATTCCAAGGATCCTATTCTGCATCCTACGAGCTTTGATGATACTGTGAAAGTAATGAGTATTGTCATCACCATCACTCAGCCATTGAGTTTTAGCTTTTTGTGCAAGAAAACTTCTCATAGCTGTCTCACGTTCTTTATAGAGGAGAGCAGCATCCTTAACTGCCTGCTGTAAATCAATATTAGTAGGGTCACCCTGCAACTGCAGCTGCTTGCTATGAAGATGCTTCAATGCAACCTTAGTGGTGGTCTCAATGTTGGCATATCCAGCTCTGTTAAGCTCTTTCAGGGGCTGTTTCAATATTTTAAGTTTCTTAACAAATTGGAACATTTTGTACCCATACAAAGGAACCCTCCAGTTAGCTTGAACAGTATCAAGGAAATCAAGATCCTTCCCCCACATGTTGAAGTATTTAAAGCATCTATTCTGTGGCCTTACTTCAGAGGTGAGCTTCATAGTGCACGGGCAGTGATCAAAAATTCCCTCAAGATGATACATAGTATTGGTAATAGGATACTCTAAAAGCCAGCTATCATTGACTAGTGATCTATCAATTCTGCTGAATTTCAAGTCCTCAATCTTATGTTTATTTGTCTATGTGAAAAAGGCTCCCTGAGCAGGTATGTCACACAACCCACAATAATCAACACACTCCTGAAAATCCCTTATCTCAGCATCAGTGACCTCTGACCCAATCCTCTCATTCATAGCCAACACATTGTTAAAGCCACCCATCACAACCCAAGGACCCCTAATAGAATTCTTCATACTCTTAATAGATTGCCATAGAGTAGAACGATCAACCAATCTATTAAACCCAAAAACCATTGATAACCACCAAAACTTCCCAGTTGGTAGAAAAGTAACTCTGGTATGCACCACCTGAGCCTTACTTCTCAAAACCTCCACATCATAGTTACTTGCATCCCAGATGATTCAAATCCTGCCCCCATCATGGCTGTCATTATTATGAACCAAAGACCAATGAGAACCAATCCATTAATGTACTTTATTAATTGCAGAAATTTTAACTCTAGTTTCTAATAGCCCACAAACTCCTAAGTTATTTGAATGCAAAAACCATCTAATGTCTTAATGCTTATTTACACTATTCATACCACGCACGTTCCAGAATCCTATACTACCCATTCTCAATGACAAGGCCTTGCTCCTCTGGTTCCTCCTCAATCACTTTATACTGCACTGAATGCTCAAGAACCTCCAAAAAATTTCTCCTGCCACTTCCCATGCTCATACTCCATTGCCTAGTAAATTTAGTCAAAACTCTTGCTGGAGAGAAAGGAGTAAATGACACAGGTATGGGAGTAACAAAACCTCTGAAAAGGCTAAAATTGTTCCTGGGTTGGAGCCTTAAAGAGCTAGCAGGTGGTGGAATCACAACAGGCTCAGGTACAACAACAGATTGTTGCTGAACCCTCCCCTTTGGAACCCACTTTTGTCTAACCTGCTTTtgccctttctgctgctttgtccTGCAATCTCTAGCCACATGCCCCACACCCTTACATTCCGTACAAATAACAGGCTTCCACTCatagtgctctgataccatgaaGATGTTTGATCATCATCATGATGTTGATGAGATTGAATATGATATgtaattagagagagaaaacgaGAGAATTAAGAGAGAGAATTATATAAGAGATTGAATGTAAGAATGTATTGATATTATGAATGATTCAGTACATATGATCAATGAGATGTATCTATTTATACTAAGTGATACACCAACTTACTCCTATGATATAACTAACCATAGTTGTTAGACTATGGTCTAACTAACCTATAACTGACTCAACTAACTTTCTACTCCAacaccccccctcaagttggaggaTATGATGAACATACCCAACTTGTCTTGTAATAAATTGTGTTGAGGACCAGTCAGAGCTTTAGTGAATAAATCTACTGGTTGCTGTTTAGTTGGAATGTAGGACAAGCTTATCAGACCATCCATCAGTTTTTCCCTGACAAAGTGGCAGTCTAAGTCAATATGCTTAGTTCGTTCGCGAAAGACAGGGTTTTTAGCAATGTGGATGGCAGCTTGACTGTCACATTTGACAGGTATTGGAGCTAGATGTGGAACTTCCATTTCAGAGAGCAATCTGCTCAACCAAGCCAATTCTGCAGTAAGCCTTCGAAGAGATCTGTACTCAGCCTCTGCAGTGGATAAAGAAACTGTCTGCTGTTTCTTGAACTTCCATGATAATAAACTGCCTCCCAGAAAAATGACAAAGCCACTGACTGACTTTCTTGAATGTGAGCATGATGCCCAGTCTGCATCACAGTAACCTTCCAAAGAGTAAACTTGCTTGTTATTGAATAAAATTCCCTGAGAAATGTCCTTTGCAATATACCTCAGGACATGAGTTGCAGCTGTCCAATGTTGTTGCCTTGGAAAAGCCATGAATTGGCTTAGTAATTGTGTGGCAAAAGCAATGTCAGGCCGTGAATTGGTAAGATAATTTAATTTGCCAACTAACTTCCTGTAATCTGCTGGATTGTCAATGAGGTTACTAGAGTCTTGATCAAGTCTAATGCTACTGTCTAATGGACTGTTGACTGTCCTGCAATTTTCATAACCAAATTCTGAGAGTAATTCCTTTGTAAATTTGGCCTGGTGCATTGCCAAACCTGCTGAAGTCTGTACAAATTGCATACCCAGGAAGTAATTCAGTCTTCCCAGATCCTTGATTCTGAATGTTTCATCTAGGAACTGTTTCAGAGCCGTGATCTCAGGTGCATTGTCACCCACAACTAATATATCATCCACATAGACTGCCAAAAGACTTCCTTGCCATCTGTCTTTTTAATGAAAAGAGAATAATCATTTAAAGACTTCTTGTATCCTCTTGATTTTAAAGCATGTGTCAACTTAGCATTCCATTGCCTTGACGCCTGTTTTAATCCATATAATGACTTCTCCAATTTGCAGACTAATTTATTATCCTGGACATGTAACCCAGGAGGAACTCTCATGTAGACCTCCTCATCTAAGTCTCCATGCAAAAACGCATTGTTGACATCCAACTGAGTTATAGGCCAACCTTTCTTTGTTGCCACTGCAACAAGACTTCGTATTGTTGTCATTTTGACCACTGGTGAGAAGATCTCATTATAGTCAACTCCTTCTTTTTGTGTGTATCCCTTGACAACTAATCTTGCCTTGTACCTTTCTATTGAACCATCTGACTTATGTTTGATTTTAAACATCCACTTGCAGGAGATGGTCTTCTTGCCAATTGGTAAAGGAACCAGTGACCAAGTTTTATTAGTATCAAGAGCTTGAAATTCTGCAGCTATTGCTGCTTGCCATTCAGGAGAGGCAGCAGCCTCATCATAAGTTTTGGGCTCCTGATGCTGGCTCATAGCAGTGGCAGCCAGTAGAGGAGAAGCAGGAACAACAGAAcaacagatggaggaagtggaTGTCTCAGAAAGTAATGTTAAAGTGTTGCAACAGATCACAGCATTACAATTTTTATTCTTTGAAGTACAAACATAATGTTGTAAATAAGAAGGTGGCTTAGAAACTCGAGTAGACTGTCTAGTTGTGGTATTATTTGTGATAGTGGTATTACTAGGATTTGGAATATCTGATGTATTATGATTTTGAGTAATAGAAATATTATTATTTGTATGGGCATTGGTATTGACAGAAACTTCAGTTGAATTAAAATGCAGATCATCAGTAGTACCTATAGTTGGAGGCAAAGAAATGTCTTCTATAGGGACAGGCAAGTAACTAGAAGCATTCTGATGTAAATCTGGAAAAATACTCTCATGAAAAACAACATCCCTAGAATTGATTATCTTATGACTGTCAATAGTAAGTAGTTTATAGGCTTTCTTGCCATAAGGGTAGCCTAGAAAAATACAAGGAACAGCTGTAGGACTGAACTTATCTCTTCCAGGTTTTGATGTGCATGCATATACTAGACAACCAAAAGACCTTAAATGAGACAAATCAGGAGACTTGCCAAACAGTATTTGAAAAGGGGACAAGTTCTACAGTTTTCTGGAATGGATTCTATTAACAATATAAGTGGCAGTAAGAACACAGTCTCCCCAATACTTAGTTTGTAGATTAGATTGAAACTTCAGAGCCCTAGCAGTCTCCAATAAATGTTTATGTTTTCTCTCAactacaccattttgttgtggtgtatGAAAGCAAGAAGTCTGATGTATGATACCATTATCCAATAAAAATTGAGAAGTGATGTCACTTGAACCAAGTTCAAAAGCATTATCAGATCGTATGATCTTAACCTTTTTATTAAACTGTGTAGCAACCATATGTATAAAAGTGCGAATGAAATCAAAAGCATTACTTTTACAGGAAAGCAAATGAGTCCATGTGCAACGAGTAAAATCATCAACAATAGTTAGAAAGTATTTGTAGCCATTATATGTTTGGGTATGATAAGGTCCCCAAAGATCTATATGGATGAGTTCAAAAGGATGCAAAGATACTGATTCACTAACAGGAAAAGACAATCTATGTTGCCTGGCTTTAGCATAAATTGAACAAGCATTGATATCATTATTACAAGTAGAATTGGAATTATTCAACTTTAAGAGCTTCAGTTTATACATGGTTAAATGTCCTAGCCTAGTATGCCACACTGATTCAGCAACATTGGCAGCTATAACAGAAGTAGAACTATCATCATCTTTATTAGTGTGTATGTTATTACATGAAGAATGTCCAGCAGTTTGTAATTGCAGCAGATACAAGTCATTGAAGTTTTTACCAAGGACCAAGGGCTTCTTGGAATAACCCTGCAAATAGCAAGTACTAGGTGTAAAACTAACTACTGAGTTTAGTTGTTTGTTTAGTTTACTAACAGAGAGTAAATTAAATTGAAAGCAAGGCACATACAGCACATTTGTCAAGAAGAAATCAGGGGAAAAATGAACTGTGCCAACAGTGTCAATAGTAACAAGCTGACCATTTGGTAAGGTCACAGAATAGGGTTTAGATATATGATGCATATCAGTGAATAGTGCTTTATTAGAACAGAAATGATTACTAGCACCAGAATCTAAAATCCAAGAATTCAAAAATGCATTAGAATTTGGAATTGAATTAGCGAAAGAGTTGTTACCTGCAAAATTAGCACTGGAGACAGCAGGTGCAGCAGTAATATTTAAAGAACCACTCTGCTGATCAGAAGAAGAAGAACCTGAAACTTGCCCATTGTTATCTTCAGAGAAAACATTTGCAGCAAAACGCATGTTCATATTCTGCAGGTGACGACAATTTTGGACTGTGTGACCTCCCTTTTTGCAGTATTTGCAGAAATTGACTGTTGGTTTGAAGTTGGTATTTTGAGCTTGAGACTGAAAATTGGGATTTTGTCCTTGAGAAGAGAAATTAGTATTTTAACCCTGTGAATGGAAGCTGTTGCTTGACTGTCCAACAGACTGGTTAGGACCAAAATTCCTGGTATTCTAAGAAAAATTCCGATCATTTCCTTGATAACCTTTGTTTCTATTATGATTGCCCCAAGAATTGTTGGTGTAATTCATGTTCTTGGTGAACATAACAGCAGAATCAGATTGAAAAGGGGACTGACTGTGGATCTCCCTTTGTCTTTCTTCTTAAATAAGACTGTTGTAGATGACAGCAAGCTTGGGCAGAGGATTTTGCATCAAAAGAGTTCCTCTGATGACATTGTAAGAGTCGTTTAGACCCATTAGAAACTGAATGATCTTCTTGAAACTTGGCCTGTTTTTCTTTGGCTCCACAGTTACAGTCACAAATGCATCTGGGATTCATACCCATGCCTTCAACTTCATCCCAAATAGCCTTTAATTTGGTGAAATACGTGACAATGCTATCGTTTGCCTGACCAAAATCATTAAGCTTCTTCTGGATTCCATATAGCTGAGCTCCATTGGATTGACCGTATCTTTCTTCCAACTCTTCCCAAGCAGCTTGAGCAGAAGTACTACACAGGATTGAATCTGCAATTTCGCTAGAGACAGAATGAAGAATCCAAGAAAAGACGATATCATTACATCGCTACCAATTCTTGGAAGTAACAGAAGTAGCAGACGGTTTTGGAATGGTGCCATCAATGAAACCTAACTTATTTTTCCCTGACAGCGCAATCAACATTGACCTCTTCCAATTTCCATAACCAGATCCTTCGAAAGGTTTTGCAACAAGTTTGACACCTGAAAGATCTGTGTTATGGATATAGTGAGGATCATCAACTCCAATGGCGGATTCTGTTTCTGGTATAGTGATACTGATTAATTATATTGGTAAGAAAAAGATTTACAGAAAGAAAACGATGATCAAACTAAACAAAAATTAAGCTAAAGAAATGATGAGcggattatcattgcctcgagcaaccgagatggtagcattctcatgccttaagtggtccaggaaaggcacttggagtatgagggtgttacaacgTGTCCACATTGTCCCTCAAACCCGATACCCAAACCAAGGCCTCTCAAAAGTTCTTTCTCAATTATCTCTATGGCCATAGTACACTCATTCCCTTGCATCAAGGAGAAAGTACGTGATATTATCCTTGGTCTAATAATTGAATCTTCGAGCTCTTTTCTAATACCGGAGTGTTGATCTTTTAGCATGTCGTGGATACGGGACCACGTGTTATCAAGTGTTAGATGACTGCTTTTCAACCAAGCCTTCAATAGAGAATGGGCTGACTGAACACGGGAAATTGTCGTGTTACCAAGATGGAAGCACTCGTTTGTATAACATAATAACAACTTCGCCACGTGCTCACCCCAAGTGTTCCCGATATAAGTGGCCAAAGGACCCCACTTGATATAGAAGATCCTCCACCAATGCTGAAACTCTTGCTCGGTAGGTGCATCGATTACTTTATTCCAACCCGATTCTGGATTTGTCATGATATGTTTCTTATAACTCTCGCTTTTATAGAAAGTGGTAGCTTTAACATTGATGGCTTTGTTCACGTGCCATCGACACAACAAATGATCAACCCCGAGATATACTGCATTAAGAGCGTTGATCAAACTCAATTCTCGGTCGGTGACAAAAACAGAAGGGGACGCTCCCGTGGAATCTAAAATGTCACCTAACTTCTTCAACACCCACTTGTAACACTCCTCGGACTCGGTAGGAAGCATCGAACATGCAATTAAGAACGACGATCCGGTGGGTGTGACACCAACCATCTCAATGACTGGATTCTTGTATATGTTGGTATTATACATCGAATCCATGATTACCACATAAGGATAAGCCCCGAACAACTTCACGGAATCAGGATGTGCCATGAAAACATGTATGATCTATTTTTGTCATGGGATTACTCTCATGCTAATGCACGTATTTCGCTTGTACCGCTAGAGCCAACATCTTTTGAGCGGTGTTCCTTTCACCCCTAACTTCTTGTCTAATTTTCCTTGTCTCTTTATATATCTGGTGCTTGACGGTTGAGGTTTTTTCGAGATTTTCAAATGAAGATCATTTTTAATATCCCTCAGTTGAACCCCTGCCATAGTTTGTTGCCTAACATATGCCTTCTCTACCACATCCAATCCCGCGAAGTGTCGATCCCCGTCCTTATAAACTGCTACGTTGTGGCTGTGTCGTCCACCACCCTCGGAGGTTACAATGTTCCAAACTATCGTCACTTGGATCATTTTTAACCACGTAATTTTGCATGGCACGAATACGGAACAAGCATGAACACTTCTGCGACCTCTTGGCTTCTCGGGATCATCCGTTGGCGGGGGTAGCCCATGTCATTTACATCGAAAATAAATTGCCAACAACCcgttttcttttctgttttttTCTCCGTTATTTACTTTAATCAAAGCAAACTCATTCTCAAACGCAACACTATTGGCCCAATTGAAAGCATCATCACGAGTTTCGAAATCTAAAGTCGTCacgaacaacgggttgtaatcaaTTGAATTCTCGCCAATACTCTCCCACGAAACCTGTTTCAAGCAATTCGAACAATAGTTAGACAATAAAAACGATACATAACCTAAATAAAT from Silene latifolia isolate original U9 population chromosome 10, ASM4854445v1, whole genome shotgun sequence encodes:
- the LOC141607224 gene encoding uncharacterized protein LOC141607224, producing MYHLEGIFDHCPCTMKLTSEVRPQNRCFKYFNMWGKDLDFLDTVQANWRVPLYGYKMFQFVKKLKILKQPLKELNRAGYANIETTTKVALKHLHSKQLQLQGDPTNIDLQQAVKDAALLYKERETAMRSFLAQKAKTQWLSDGDDNTHYFHSIIKARRMQNRILGIGDMDGNTHTTSTDIEEAFIKYYKQSLGTQTKVVKVHRGIVQNGKLFFKDSFDITGVDLCSAVKEFFSAGRMLKQVNSTTLTLISKKDRPLTVADFRPIACCNVVYKVISKVICARLATMLPDIISENQSAFLKGRDIVDNILICHDLVRLYKRKACSPRCLMKVDLKKAYDSVE